Below is a window of Vespa crabro chromosome 20, iyVesCrab1.2, whole genome shotgun sequence DNA.
gtcttttatttgaaaaaatcaaTGCAGCTGGAAGTTATTAAcaagacaaaacaaaaaaaaaataaaaaacaaatgaaatgaaataaaataaaataaaataataataaatcgaataattgAACATTATGAGGAACTTCAATCCAATCctattttattatctcgttcgttgaaataattattattatggcatttaaaaatatatacttttcaaatataaatatcatatatttataacgtaTATAGAATTTGCGGAATTTGCTTTGAGATTTATcctgagaaagagaaagaaaaaaagaaatgagatggatagataaatcagatagatagatagatatatagatagatagatagatagatagatagatagatagatagatgaatgaaggacaaaataaaaatatctaggACCGCATTAAgcgcaaaaattttttaaatgatgaGTGGCCTCAATCTCTATGAGACAAACAAtctttataaacaaaataaaaaagtggaagaagaagaagaagaagaagaaaaaaaaataagtatacgcataaaaatctttgaaaacaaaaataaaatcttcggaaacaaaaataaaatattaaatatgcgTTAATTGTCGAATTAGGACAATTtacggaaagaaatataaatgcggccctttaaaaaaaaaaaaaaaaaaaaatgaaaaaaaaaaatagggtaatttattattattatcattcttcaaCGATACGTCGGATTCGATGATTTATCAGTGACGTTATTAGCCGATGATTTTTGTTgtttcgattgaaaatattccgccAACGAGTTCATAGTTTTTCTGGCAATTGATTCCTCCCCGCACCAATCAATACTAACAGATTTTCTTCCTAACGTCGAAGTTTTATTACCGATTTCCTCCCATTCGCCTAACAAATGAAGTAAAAGATCTTTTGTATTAGCCGGCTCATCGAGATTCAAACTTTTATGTAAATCACGCAAATTCGATATCCTTGGTACATCCCTGCTAGTCTCACCGAACGAATGTTTCACTCTTGTACGTCTCCATGGTGGCGTTaaatcaatttcattatttgaTTGTAATTTCATGGATTTCGAATTATCGATGACCTTGATTACGGAACTATCATTAGAGTTATCATGATCGTTCGTACGATTAATTTCATCGTGATtgttcatcgtcgtcgtcgtcgttgtcgtcgtcgtcgtcgtcgtcgtcgtcgtcgttatagTTGATAACGAAACATTATCCAAACTTGACTTTCGTCTTTTGAATGAATCGAACGGATTATTAtcaatcgtattattattattattactattattattattattattattattattcgaagaaCGATCGTAATTACGATTACTATGAAAGGTCGTTCCATTGAGTTTCCTTTGTTTCTTAATAATCGACAATTTTTCAGCGATCTCATTGTAATCCTCcatcttcttttcattattatcaatcttaatgattcttttcgaataatttttctttccttttaataaattcgatcCAACGTATTCTAATGATTTATCATTGTCCTTTGACGTGGACGACGTTGACGTAGACGTTGACGTTGACATAATCTTTAGATCTTCGgttaaattatcattttttcttttagtaatAACATTGTTTCTTTCCTTGATCGTATCTATACCACCCATAGCGATATTGCGCAATTGTTCggacaatttaattatttcctcGGCTAAAATAATTTGACTGGCCTGATCGCGCGACGATTTATCAATAGCCATACCCTCTGATGCTCTTCTTTCTAAAGCTAATCCTAAACTTGGTACATTCAAATAATAACCACGCATATTATCCTCGTTTTGTGAATTATTCGTATCGGTTTCCGACGATTCAAAACTACAAAGACTTTCTCTTGGTGAAGGACATTGTGCCCTTAACGATGATACAGTCTCatccatattattatcatcctttgATCGACGACATCTATCAGaatattcgaaattattaatgttatcgataACGTATGGACTATCGGGATGCTCTCTCCAACGTTCAACGAACAATCTCAAATTATCCTTCGTCAGATCGAgttcgtcgttgttgttgtcagTTATCATCACGTTGCATCTTCCATTGGCCTTAGTACATAATTTGATCGAATCAA
It encodes the following:
- the LOC124431059 gene encoding probable serine/threonine-protein kinase fhkE isoform X2 gives rise to the protein MRRLQHPRLIQLYDAIDTRKQIYVILELIEGGELFERVIDDDFLLTERSCAVFMRQICEGIEFIHAQKILHLDLKPENILCLTKEGNRIKIIDFGLARDYDPNKKLQVLFGTPEFVAPEVVNFDQIGFGTDMWSIGVICYVLLSGLSPFMGDTDIETMANVTIAKYDFDHEAFTDISEDAKDFIRCLLIKDKEKRASASQCREHRWLAINKKNDPLINLDKNNDVDLTKSNKIELDSTVLIDSIKLCTKANGRCNVMITDNNNDELDLTKDNLRLFVERWREHPDSPYVIDNINNFEYSDRCRRSKDDNNMDETVSSLRAQCPSPRESLCSFESSETDTNNSQNEDNMRGYYLNVPSLGLALERRASEGMAIDKSSRDQASQIILAEEIIKLSEQLRNIAMGGIDTIKERNNVITKRKNDNLTEDLKIMSTSTSTSTSSTSKDNDKSLEYVGSNLLKGKKNYSKRIIKIDNNEKKMEDYNEIAEKLSIIKKQRKLNGTTFHSNRNYDRSSNNNNNNNNNSNNNNNTIDNNPFDSFKRRKSSLDNVSLSTITTTTTTTTTTTTTTTTMNNHDEINRTNDHDNSNDSSVIKVIDNSKSMKLQSNNEIDLTPPWRRTRVKHSFGETSRDVPRISNLRDLHKSLNLDEPANTKDLLLHLLGEWEEIGNKTSTLGRKSVSIDWCGEESIARKTMNSLAEYFQSKQQKSSANNVTDKSSNPTYR
- the LOC124431059 gene encoding probable serine/threonine-protein kinase fhkE isoform X1, with the translated sequence MIRVDETDPVGELEPSFPYRDVRVRRGVEFNDQYDIQSEIGRGKFGTVYRCKEKETGLSLAAKVVNVSKKEDRRSVEREVDIMRRLQHPRLIQLYDAIDTRKQIYVILELIEGGELFERVIDDDFLLTERSCAVFMRQICEGIEFIHAQKILHLDLKPENILCLTKEGNRIKIIDFGLARDYDPNKKLQVLFGTPEFVAPEVVNFDQIGFGTDMWSIGVICYVLLSGLSPFMGDTDIETMANVTIAKYDFDHEAFTDISEDAKDFIRCLLIKDKEKRASASQCREHRWLAINKKNDPLINLDKNNDVDLTKSNKIELDSTVLIDSIKLCTKANGRCNVMITDNNNDELDLTKDNLRLFVERWREHPDSPYVIDNINNFEYSDRCRRSKDDNNMDETVSSLRAQCPSPRESLCSFESSETDTNNSQNEDNMRGYYLNVPSLGLALERRASEGMAIDKSSRDQASQIILAEEIIKLSEQLRNIAMGGIDTIKERNNVITKRKNDNLTEDLKIMSTSTSTSTSSTSKDNDKSLEYVGSNLLKGKKNYSKRIIKIDNNEKKMEDYNEIAEKLSIIKKQRKLNGTTFHSNRNYDRSSNNNNNNNNNSNNNNNTIDNNPFDSFKRRKSSLDNVSLSTITTTTTTTTTTTTTTTTMNNHDEINRTNDHDNSNDSSVIKVIDNSKSMKLQSNNEIDLTPPWRRTRVKHSFGETSRDVPRISNLRDLHKSLNLDEPANTKDLLLHLLGEWEEIGNKTSTLGRKSVSIDWCGEESIARKTMNSLAEYFQSKQQKSSANNVTDKSSNPTYR